A genomic region of Prionailurus viverrinus isolate Anna chromosome D4, UM_Priviv_1.0, whole genome shotgun sequence contains the following coding sequences:
- the LOC125150379 gene encoding procathepsin L-like isoform X1, producing MHPFDFLTALCLGIVSATIELDQSLDAQWIRWKETHGKQYGVVEECRRAVWQKNMKMIMQHNREYLQGKHSFLMAMNGFGDMTNEEFRHMMIGLKIQKNENGTVFKVPFPAGISLPMNRRQTPDISLGRCASGWAFSATGAIEGQIFRKYGKRVSLSVQNLLDCSQAEGNEGCNGGLMSNAFQYVRNNRGLDTEASYPYVARDGPCKYRPEYSAANVTAFQTIPRREEALFVAMKNMGSISAAIDASLDTFRFYKGGIYYDPKCSSEDLNHGVLVVGYGFQGKESDNQKYWFVKNSWGTDWGMGGYIKMARDRNNNCGIATRASFPIV from the exons ATGCATCCTTTTGACTTCCTGACTGCACTTTGCTTGGGAATAGTCTCAGCTACTATAGAGCTTGATCAAAGTTTAGATGCACAGTGGATCCGGTGGAAGGAGAcacatggaaaacaatatggtgtG GTTGAAGAATGCAGAAGAGCCGTGTGGCAGAAGAATATGAAAATGATTATGCAGCACAATAGGGAATACCTTCAAGGGAAACATAGCTTCTTGATGGCAATGAATGGCTTTGGTGACATG ACCAATGAAGAATTCAGGCACATGATGATTGGTCTCAAAATCCAGAAGAATGAGAATGGGACAGTGTTTAAAGTCCCTTTCCCTGCTGGTATCTCCTTACCTATGAATAGGAGACAGACACCTGATATTAGTCTT gGTCGGTGTGCTTCTGGCTGGGCTTTTAGTGCAACTGGTGCCATCGAAGGACAGATATTCCGGAAATACGGCAAACGTGTTTCCTTGAGTGTGCAGAACCTCCTGGACTGCTCTCAGGCTGAAGGCAATGAGGGCTGCAATGGTGGTCTAATGAGTAATGCCTTCCAGTATGTTAGGAACAACAGAGGTCTGGACACAGAAGCATCCTATCCATATGTTGCAAGA GATGGACCCTGCAAATACAGGCCTGAGTATTCTGCTGCCAATGTCACTGCCTTTCAGACAATTCCTCGGCGGGAGGAGGCCCTCTTTGTGGCAATGAAAAACATGGGATCCATCTCTGCTGCTATAGATGCAAGCTTGGATACCTTCCGCTTCTATAAAGGAG GCATTTATTATGATCCAAAGTGCAGCAGTGAAGACCTGAATCACGGTGTTCTGGTGGTTGGCTATGGCTTTCAAGGAAAAGAATCCGATAACCAAAAATATTGGTTTGTCAAGAACAG CTGGGGCACTGACTGGGGCATGGGTGGCTACATAAAAATGGCCAGAGACCGGAATAACAACTGTGGAATCGCCACCAGGGCCAGCTTTCCTATCGTgtga